The following coding sequences are from one Gossypium raimondii isolate GPD5lz chromosome 4, ASM2569854v1, whole genome shotgun sequence window:
- the LOC105780488 gene encoding cytochrome P450 86B1, whose translation MNNVTANMSSDEAVVGNFVSRRLFFLQYLHVLEFVVAALVFVVINSLRQRRRYGLPVWPFLGMLPSLVSGLRSDLYEWISDILCEQNGTFRFKGPWFSSLNCVVTADPRNLEHLLKSKFSVFPKGPYFRDTARDLLGDGIFNADDETWQRQRKTASIEFHSAKFRQLTTESVLELVHARLLPVLENAVNQSISIDLQDVLLRLTFDNVCMTAFGVDPGCLRLGLPEIPFAKAFEDATEATLLRFVTPTCVWKTMRCLDLGTEKKLKKSIKGVDEFAEEVIRTRKKELSLQTEDKKQRSDLLTVFMRLKDEQGKPFSDKFLRDICLNFILAGRDTSSVALSWFFWLLEKNPVVEQKILAEICKIINERDDTKNGADLKSPLIFRPEEIKKMDYLQASLSEALRLYPSVPVDHKEVVEDDTFPDGTLLKKGTKVIYAIYAMGRMEAIWGKDCREYKPERWLRDGRYMSESAYKFTAFNGGPRLCLGRDFAYYQMKFVAASILYRYRVEVVKGHVVVPKLALTMYMKHGLKVNLIKRHESELQVYLKNNV comes from the exons ATGAACAACGTTACCGCGAATATGAGTTCCGATGAAGCAGTCGTCGGGAACTTTGTTTCCCGGCGGTTGTTTTTCTTACAATATCTCCATGTTTTGGAGTTTGTTGTTGCTGCTTTGGTCTTCGTTGTTATCAATTCGTTGAGGCAAAGACGACGTTATGGACTGCCTGTATGGCCGTTTCTCGGCATGCTACCGTCGTTGGTGTCCGGTCTTCGGTCCGATTTGTACGAGTGGATTTCGGACATACTTTGTGAACAAAATGGGACGTTCAGGTTCAAAGGTCCATGGTTTAGTAGTCTCAATTGTGTGGTTACGGCTGATCCTAGGAACCTTGAGCATCTTCTTAAGTCCAAATTCTCTGTTTTCCCTAAAGGGCCTTATTTTCGTGATACCGCTCGAGATCTTCTCGGTGACGGGATATTCAACGCCGACGACGAGACGTGGCAACGTCAAAGGAAAACGGCGAGCATCGAGTTCCATTCGGCGAAGTTTCGGCAATTGACGACCGAGTCAGTGTTGGAACTCGTCCATGCAAGGCTATTGCCCGTGTTGGAAAATGCAGTGAACCAATCAATCTCCATAGATCTTCAAGATGTTCTTTTGAGATTAACGTTCGATAACGTTTGCATGACCGCCTTCGGCGTCGACCCCGGGTGTCTCCGTCTCGGATTACCGGAAATACCGTTCGCCAAAGCGTTCGAAGACGCGACCGAGGCGACGTTGCTGCGGTTTGTCACCCCAACATGCGTATGGAAAACCATGAGATGCCTTGATTTAGGCACTGAAAAGAAGCTGAAAAAGTCGATAAAGGGCGTGGATGAATTCGCTGAAGAAGTTATTAGGACAAGGAAAAAGGAACTGTCATTACAAACCGAAGACAAAAAGCAAAGATCAGATTTGTTAACAGTGTTTATGAGATTGAAAGATGAACAAGGGAAGCCATTTTCCGACAAGTTCCTGCGTGATATTTGTCTTAACTTTATACTTGCCGGAAGAGATACATCTTCAGTGGCGTTGAGCTGGTTTTTCTGGTTGCTTGAAAAGAACCCCGTGGTGGAGCAGAAAATTCTTGCAGAGATATGTAAGATTATTAATGAAAGAGACGATACGAAAAACGGCGCCGATTTGAAGAGTCCATTGATATTTAGACCAGAGGAGATCAAGAAGATGGATTATTTACAAGCTTCATTATCAGAGGCTCTAAGGTTGTACCCTTCTGTCCCTGTGGATCACAAGGAG GTTGTTGAAGATGATACATTTCCAGATGGAACATTGCTGAAAAAGGGGACAAAAGTTATTTATGCAATCTATGCAATGGGGAGAATGGAAGCCATATGGGGAAAAGACTGTAGGGAATATAAACCGGAGAGATGGCTACGAGACGGCCGGTACATGAGCGAATCGGCTTACAAATTCACCGCCTTCAACGGCGGTCCACGGCTGTGTTTAGGGAGGGATTTTGCTTATTACCAAATGAAGTTCGTGGCAGCCTCGATCTTGTATCGGTATCGGGTGGAGGTGGTAAAAGGTCATGTGGTTGTACCAAAGCTTGCCTTGACAATGTACATGAAGCATGGGCTTAAAGTGAACTTAATCAAGCGCCATGAATCAGAGCTTCAAGTTTACCTAAAGAACAATGTTTGA
- the LOC105780459 gene encoding serine carboxypeptidase-like 35: protein MAKLSPCFLLCCFLFIHIPTFTQSRQPSYAEQQETDRVTNLPGQPPVKFRHYAGYVKLRPQDSKALFYWFFEAQDGVSDKPLVLWLNGGPGCSSVAYGAAQELGPFLIRSNGTRLTFNKFSWNKVANILFLEAPVGVGFSYTNNSHDLHKLGDQVTAADSYTFLINWFKRFPNFKSHDFYIAGESYAGHYVPQLAQLIYDKNQGSSPDSYINFKGFMIGNAAINEPTDTLGLFDYAWSHAIISDQLYDQINKECDFKQTNNLTVQCADHMKGFMDAYANIDMYSIYTPVCIKALGTRRTYPKLPVAPRLLSQHGIWHMLPRGYDPCTEGYVEKYFNREDVQSALHANLTKLSYPYTTCSGEIQGWNDSPDSVLPIIQKLLTAGLRIWIYSGDTDGRVPVTSTRYSIKKMGLKVKEEWRAWFHQSQVGGWVEVYEGGLTFATVRGAGHQVPVFAPRQSLSLFTHFLSADTLPSSRF, encoded by the exons ATGGCAAAGCTAAGCCCCTGTTTTCTCCTCTGCTGTtttctcttcattcatatcccCACCTTCACCCAAAGCAGACAACCCTCCTACGCCGAACAGCAAGAGACCGACAGGGTGACGAACTTGCCTGGACAGCCGCCGGTGAAGTTCCGGCACTATGCTGGGTACGTCAAGCTCCGACCTCAAGACTCCAAAGCCTTGTTCTACTGGTTTTTCGAAGCCCAAGATGGAGTTTCCGACAAGCCCCTAGTTCTTTGGCTTAATGGAG GACCTGGTTGCTCATCAGTGGCCTACGGAGCAGCACAAGAACTTGGTCCTTTCCTTATTCGTAGCAATGGCACCCGCCTTACTTTTAACAAATTCTCTTGGAACAAAG TTGCAAACATACTGTTTTTGGAGGCACCAGTTGGAGTGGGGTTTTCATACACCAACAATTCCCACGATTTACATAAACTGGGTGATCAAGTTACAGCAGCCGACTCTTATACTTTCTTAATTAATTGGTTCAAAAGGTTCCCTAACTTCAAATCCCATGACTTTTACATTGCTGGAGAGAGCTATGCTG GTCATTATGTTCCCCAGCTGGCTCAACTCATTTATGACAAAAACCAAGGGTCAAGTCCAGACTCCTACATTAATTTCAAGGGATTCATG ATCGGAAATGCTGCGATCAACGAACCGACAGACACGTTGGGGCTGTTCGATTATGCATGGAGCCACGCCATCATTTCGGACCAACTCTACGACCAAATAAACAAGGAATGTGACTTTAAACAAACTAATAATCTAACGGTTCAATGCGCCGATCATATGAAAGGTTTCATGGATGCTTATGCTAACATCGATATGTACAGCATCTACACTCCCGTTTGCATTAAAGCTCTTGGAACAAGACGAACCTATCCCAAACTCCCTGTAGCTCCTCGTCTCCTCTCCCAACAT GGTATTTGGCATATGCTACCAAGGGGCTATGATCCATGCACAGAAGGGTATGTTGAGAAGTACTTCAACAGAGAAGATGTTCAAAGTGCATTGCATGCTAATCTCACAAAGCTTTCATATCCCTACACTACATGCAG TGGTGAAATCCAAGGTTGGAATGACTCGCCCGACTCTGTTTTGCCCATCATTCAAAAACTCCTCACTGCTGGCCTACGTATTTGGATTTACag TGGGGATACAGATGGGAGGGTGCCAGTGACATCAACGAGGTACAGCATAAAGAAAATGGGACTAAAAGTAAAAGAAGAATGGAGGGCATGGTTCCACCAGAGCCAAGTGGGTGGATGGGTAGAGGTGTATGAAGGGGGACTGACGTTTGCCACCGTGCGTGGTGCTGGCCATCAAGTCCCCGTCTTTGCTCCTCGCCAGTCCCTTTCTCTCTTCACCCATTTCCTCTCTGCCGACACCTTGCCTTCTTCACGTTTCTAG
- the LOC105780489 gene encoding 60S ribosomal protein L44 gives MVNVPKTKKTYCKSKECRKHTLHKVTQYKKGKDSLAAQGKRRYDRKQSGYGGQTKPVFHKKAKTTKKIVLRLQCQGCKHVSQHPIKRCKHFEIGGDKKGKGTSLF, from the exons ATG GTGAACGTACCTAAGACCAAGAAGACTTATTGCAAGAGCAAGGAGTGCAGGAAGCACACATTGCACAAGGTTACACAGTATAAGAAGGGTAAGGATAGTTTGGCTGCTCAAGGGAAACGCCGTTATGATCGCAAACAATCCGGTTATGGTGGTCAGACCAAACCAGTGTTCCACAAGAAG GCAAAAACCACCAAGAAGATTGTGCTGAGGCTGCAATGCCAGGGTTGCAAGCATGTGTCGCAGCATCCGATCAAG AGGTGCAAGCACTTTGAGATTGGTGGAGACAAGAAAGGGAAGGgaacatctcttttctaa